One window of Alkaliphilus metalliredigens QYMF genomic DNA carries:
- the spoVAC gene encoding stage V sporulation protein AC, whose product MSSKKNKKLTPTQQKYQQFAKEREPQRSVVKNCFKAFFVGGIICTIGQGLQWIFMTYFEFDKVTAGNPTVAVLIMISALLTGLGVYDHIAQWAGAGTAVPVTGFANTVASASIEHRSEGFVLGVGGNMFKIAGPVLAYGVFSAFLVALIKIIFQELGGM is encoded by the coding sequence ATGTCTAGTAAAAAGAATAAAAAATTAACACCAACACAACAAAAGTATCAGCAATTTGCAAAGGAAAGGGAACCCCAGAGATCGGTTGTAAAAAACTGTTTCAAGGCATTTTTTGTAGGTGGAATCATTTGCACAATAGGACAAGGGCTACAATGGATTTTCATGACGTATTTTGAATTTGATAAGGTAACAGCAGGTAATCCAACGGTGGCGGTTTTGATTATGATTTCGGCCTTACTAACAGGATTAGGTGTATATGATCACATTGCCCAGTGGGCTGGAGCAGGAACGGCTGTCCCGGTAACTGGATTTGCTAATACCGTTGCTTCAGCGTCTATAGAACATCGTAGTGAAGGATTTGTATTAGGTGTGGGAGGCAATATGTTTAAGATTGCAGGGCCGGTTTTAGCCTACGGGGTATTTTCTGCCTTTCTAGTTGCATTAATCAAAATTATATTTCAAGAGCTAGGAGGAATGTAG
- a CDS encoding DUF421 domain-containing protein: MEEWIEIVLRSVGLFLFTFVLIRLMGKRQIVRMTPFHFIGYGVIMIVAALASTKVIPNIVMGIVAMIIWGGLIIAIEYVSLKSKSLHHWVYGKETVLIKNGKIMEENLKQLRVTGEELLSSLRSKDAFNVADVEFAVMESSGEVNMILKSDKVPITPFHLEQQVAPQKPPQTVILDGNILDEPLSNLGLNRGWLMEQLEKDGISVDNIFVGQVNGSGELYMDLFDDSIQMKPPQVKQMLYAGLEKSQADLSKFSLDTKEEEAKRVYQKNATDLEEMMKKIRPYLLR; the protein is encoded by the coding sequence ATGGAAGAATGGATTGAAATTGTATTAAGATCAGTAGGTCTTTTTCTTTTTACATTTGTATTAATTCGCCTAATGGGAAAAAGGCAGATTGTTAGAATGACACCATTTCATTTTATTGGATATGGAGTCATTATGATTGTAGCAGCCTTGGCTTCGACGAAAGTCATTCCAAATATCGTCATGGGAATTGTTGCCATGATTATATGGGGTGGATTGATTATTGCTATAGAATATGTGTCTCTAAAGAGTAAATCGCTACATCACTGGGTCTATGGGAAGGAAACAGTGCTCATTAAAAATGGAAAGATAATGGAAGAGAATTTAAAGCAATTGCGGGTAACTGGTGAGGAACTGTTAAGCTCTCTTAGGAGTAAAGATGCATTTAATGTGGCAGATGTAGAATTTGCAGTGATGGAGTCCTCTGGAGAAGTGAATATGATACTGAAATCTGATAAGGTACCCATTACACCTTTTCATCTAGAGCAGCAGGTTGCACCTCAAAAGCCACCTCAAACGGTGATATTAGATGGCAATATATTAGATGAACCACTAAGTAACTTAGGTTTAAACCGGGGGTGGCTAATGGAGCAGCTAGAAAAAGATGGCATCTCAGTTGATAATATTTTTGTGGGTCAAGTTAATGGATCTGGAGAGCTCTATATGGATTTATTCGATGATTCTATCCAAATGAAACCCCCTCAAGTGAAACAAATGCTTTATGCAGGACTTGAAAAATCCCAGGCAGATTTAAGTAAATTCTCCCTGGATACAAAAGAAGAAGAAGCAAAGAGAGTCTATCAAAAAAATGCAACTGATCTAGAAGAGATGATGAAAAAAATCAGACCATATTTGTTGAGATAG
- a CDS encoding DUF1657 domain-containing protein, protein MTIGAQVKQTLATLKGSEGTLKLYAMQTHDEESKQAYEEAIQVTQGIIKDLENRIKKIELEEPQYKGN, encoded by the coding sequence ATGACAATTGGGGCGCAGGTCAAGCAGACCTTAGCAACACTTAAGGGAAGTGAAGGCACACTAAAGCTATATGCAATGCAGACTCATGATGAGGAGTCAAAACAGGCCTATGAAGAAGCAATACAGGTAACTCAAGGTATCATCAAAGATTTGGAAAATAGGATTAAAAAAATTGAATTAGAAGAACCACAATACAAAGGAAATTAG